AATTCGTATACCAACCGTACTAAatacgttggtataccaaataCTCGGTACACGTTATATGGTACAGTATACTGTACCAACATTAAAATACGGTAGGTAGGTGGTATAGATTTACATATACTCGTACCTACCAACTTATatcatattaaattatttaattaaaatatatatatatatctttaaatttcaaccgtagatttattgaaaaataaatctaaACCGTATAAATCTACGAACCTTAATCTAATctctctgagtttctttctcaagtacactttttttctcatcttcaatttctttatttaattatgaatgaatcgattcaatcgaaTTCCTAAGTACAAATGCTTAGACCTATCAATAGCATCATCCTTGCTTACAACATATGTTGGCATATCGCAtttaaacctatcatttattttttcaattgttttgagaattcataagtactttaacAGTTTGACTATTTGTACTTTGGctttctatttatgactttgtatttggtaatttggttgaagttatataagactttggaattctattgctatttcacttatttgttattacttatttggattggacctttaaatttttaggccttaaatatgttggtacaagctcattaccaaccgtaccacttaattggtataccaatgttattggttggtataaattgtggatttttcataccaaagATATATTAGTTGGTATAtggtattggaaaattaagactGGTATATCAACCAATCCAACCCTACATAAAAGTTCCTTATCTCTGAACTCCACAGTTTATAATGGCTGCAGCATTACTTGGACTCCATGTCGAGGACGAATGGTAATATACTGAAAGGGGGAGTGAACATAACCCGGTGAGAGGGTGAATGAGTAGCGTTGTAGGATCATTGACAGTACAATCTTAGCTTCAGTGACTGCAAAGTTCAAGCCCACACATGTGCGAGGTCCCAAGCCAAAGGGGAGGAAGGCACCAATATTGTTGTTAGTAGCTTTAGCAACTCCTTTTGAAAATCTCTCTGGTTTGAAAAGATGCGCATCTGGTCCCCAGATTTGAGGTTCACGGTGAACTGCTAGAATTGAGACAACTAGTTCAAGACCAGCAGGAACAATGACCTTTCCCAGTGTAACTTCTCTTCCAGATTTCCTTACAAGGGAAACAACAGGAGGATACAACCTCAGAGACTCATTGATAATCATATTCATCTGCATTTCACAAGATATAGAACCAATCAGGATCTAGGCTTAAACTAAAGTTATTCAAAGCAAGTAGTCAATTCATATTTCTTACCGTTTTAAGCTTGGAAATGCCATCAGGATTTGGATTCTGTTTTCCAAATAATTGCAGGACCTCCTTCCTTGCTTCCTCTTGCCAATCTATATGAAGTGCTAGAAGAAAAACAGTCCAAGCAAGCAATGTATTGGTGGTTTCTTGTCCAGCAAAGTAAAAAGTCTTGCAATCATCAACTAAATCATCCACTGAAATCCTCATGTTCTGATTGGCATCGTGATGAGCCTTCAGAAGTGACCCAAGAAAATCACTCCCAAAGCTGTCTTCTCCATCACACAATgccttcttttctcttttattaACAATTTCTATTATGGAGTTGTGAATTCCTTTCTCGAGTCTCTCTGATTCCAACTCATCGCTGCTTTTAGATATCTTGCTGCAATGTGTATGAAACAGTAAACATAAGAACAAGAGTAACCATCCAAAAACCATAGTAGCTGGGGAAAACAttgaaaaaagaacaaaatataaaattttctcCGCATGACTAGTCTAATATGCAAACAAGTCTTGGATCGACAACAATATAAGTTAAGTGGTTCTCATTGCTCCTGGAAATCAAGAATGTTGCCAGAAATCATTTGGTTACTAAAATTGAGTTTAGTGGTTCTCATTACGTTTGTCCagttttttaatttgagttttAGTTTTTCTCAAACAAGGTCCTTCAACCTACCCAAAAATCATTTGGGTACTAAAATTGAGGCTATAGAATCTCACATGTTGAAAAGTTATCAAATGTGGGCATTTTCAGCAAAACGAAGGGCTTAACCTTTCTAGGATTGTAACTCTCTCCAACAGTCCAACTCATATGAATATAGAGcaatttctcaaaaaaaaattaaaaaaaaaggtttgcGATGCCCAATTTATCAGCTAAAAAGGTTACCTTATGCCAGGAACCTTGACTGTGAGCGCATTTTTGAACAATAagaagcacaatttcatcactgCCTGAAATATGAGCTCTCCTTCTACATAGCTACTTccgaaggctgtcttcgaaaTCACTTCTGAAGTGAAGAGCCGAAATTCCTCACACACCTCAATCTCTTTTCCTTCATGGATTTTCCACCTTTTAAGCATTGTCTTAGCACTAGCGATCATATCTGGAATCATAGTCTGGTACAACAATACCATAATTGCTATAATTAAATCTATCTCTCGGATAAGAATGGAAAAAATATCAACCACAGCAATACTCTTCGCAAGAAACTACCAATAAATTGATAAGAACAACTTACTTTTAAGCTTTCTCCATGGAAGGCATGGGTAGCAATCCTTCGCAGTTTTGCCCATTTTTCGGGTTCTACTGTAGTTACAAGACCATCCCCTAATAGCTTCTTCACAAAGTCGTGAGACCCTCTTTTCGGATAAGCCTTATCTTTGTTGTTCAGTATCTCTTTGCACAACTCAGGTTCTTGAATCACCAACTGAGCTCGCGTGCCGTGCCACTGAAGGTAAGTCTTTCCTGTTGACAAAAATAACCCCAAACTTAATCTTTGCAACAAAATTCCAAAACAAAGAGCTAGTGAAGATCTTAAAATACCATATATATTGGTCCATGAGTTAACATGCGGTTGAACATAAGAAAGTATGTCATGGGATAAACCCAATGGCCTGCTCATGGCTTCCTTGTGCATGCTGGAAATTTCCTTGGTGTTCCCATGGATGAGTCTATAACAAGGCCCTCTGATTCCCTGAGAAGCCATCAGCTTCTGTATGCGAGTTGGAATCCACCATAGCTTGTATATGCTCCTGACGAGGCCTAAGACAAGAAACACACACAGAAAACTTGAAGCAAGGATTACTATTCCCATCTTCAGAATGTTTGTGAATGCCGTTTTGAGCATATTAGTGTCCACCAGAACCTTATTATATAATCCAGTGGCCACGTACATTGATTATCACTCATTGCTAGAATCCAATGTAATTATTTGCTGCGGTCATCAGTTACGTTTTTACACCAATGCTAGCTTTTGGGTGAAAGGTTCCCATgttaaaagtaaaatttaCATTGTTCATGTCATTCACCATTGTTAGATCTGTTTGGATAAAATTGGTTGTGCAGTGAGTGTTCTATAAAATTTGGGAGCCATGGTTTCAACTCGATTCTGGAAGAGTTTGTGAATTTTGGGAGACATGGCATGATTATGTTCATGACTCAAGTCATGATACATTCGATGTGATTGCCATAATTATAATGAGCCAAACCTACTTGAAATTATCTGCTCCTCAAAAAAAATATCTTTGTGGTCCAATATTTTGGAGTTATCCTATAGCCCAATCTCAATACAGAAGGAATTAAAGAAAGTAGGTGATCTTTGGAGTGACGCATAGAACATATTGTTCTCCAGCTAATAGATTTTACTAAAAAATGAAGTAGATTTGTTGGGTTTCACCTGCAAGAGGGAAAAAAGTTCGGTTCTCTGGTTGCTCAGATTTAGGCTTTTAGCAAATCTTCCATGTTTGGGTTTCAGGTTTCTCCAGTTGTGATGCGAGGAAAAGCAATTTGAGTTTTCACTTCCATGATTGTTTGTTAGTACTTTTCTTGAGCAAGAGATATATTTGGGTTGAGGTTAAATACTTTATTTATAATCATGCAAAATGCAAACTCTATGACAAATCATCAATTTAGTTTACTTAATTTAAATACCAAATATTTGAGATGTATAGACAGAAAAAAGAGAATTAAACAAGTAGAAGAAACATAGCCCAAACAGAAAAACAAGCCATACCATCAGCAGAATCACATTCTACTTTCAAGTGCCGGGACTTGACATGCTGTAACTACAGGGTTGGCAAAATACATAATAACTCGAGTTGATGAACTAAAATGTAGATGTCATATATGCCAAGTCAACAACGGAGTCCCAAACAAACATGTAAGATACTGATGTTTAAGCACAAACGACATACATACCTGAATGTTGAAATATCTGTTGACATCAGTACATGTGTTGCGGCAGTCGGAGCTGGCATTGCAGCGGCAAGAAAAAGCTGATCAAGAAGAAAACAATTGAATCGATCGGCACTAGTTTTCCAATTGGGATAAACAAATTGTTCTCAAGCTGGTAAACAGGAGAATTTGACTAAGAAAGACAAAGGAAAATTTAGAAATTGGGTCTTATAGCTGACATAGGGGGCAGAAAAAAAGCTTcgattgtttcttttcttccgCAGTTCAAGTCGATCTTCCATATCTGGGAAAAGGCCTCTCCTTCATCTTTCAACTGTGAGCTGAATTACTGCTGTTCTGGCTTTCACCGATCCCACCCATTAGTTGATATCTTATTGCATTTTCTAACAATGCAACAGAGTCGTTGTAGTATAGACGTATAGTGGTAAGTATTCCCACCAGTCACCCGGGTTCGATCCCCGGCAATGGCGAATTTTTGGGCATTCAAAGTAATGATTCTCACTTCTTTATTACAAAGGAATGATTCTCACAAAGTTGATAGCGTGTTGTCACACTCTCTGTCATACTACCCACCACACTCAATATCACACTGTATTATGTGACTTTGTTGTGacaaaaagaataagaataagaataagaaaaaataacgaacatttgtttattgtttatgtgattttgaaTTTCTAAATCAACTCATACGATCTAAATATTGACATTAATGTGATGTCACGCCCTCAGCCATATTACCTATCACACTGCCTATCACACTTCATGTCACACTACCCACCACACCCACTATCACACTGTAATATGTGACTTTGTtgtgacaagaagaagaaggagatgaagaaaaatgactagaaataacgaacatttgtttattgtttatgtgattttgaatttctaaatcaactcatacgatccaaatatcgacattAATGTGATGTCACACCCTCAGCCACATTACCTATTACACTGCCTATCATACTTGCTATCACATTAGCTATCACACTGTCTGTCACACTAGCTATCACAATACATGTCACAGCAGAAAGTTAGTgtaatagatagtgtgatagctagTGTGACATGCAATATGATAGTGTAACAAcaattttcttaaaaaaaaaaaagactgcCCAGTGGACACCCAGAAAATTGCTCTGAGCACCCATACGTGCATCTTCCCCTAATAAGTGCAGTGAACCTGCACCTCCACCCTGCGTCTCCACCCTGCACCTCCACCCCACGCCTATACTGTCAAACTACGACTTCCATCTCTCGCGGCTCCACCCCCGCCCCTCTAACCCATACCTCCACTGCGTCTGCAAACCATGACTTCACCCTTCACCGACGATCTGGTGCATCCATTGAGCCTCAAACCGCACTAACGAACCCGTGCATTTACCCTGGGCCGATGAACCCCGCACCTCCTCACTAAGGCATCTTCAAGCGTATATGCAATATTGGTTCAAAAACGGATTGTTGTTTGATATCCATAGTGGCATTTCTGTAAATAAATTTAACTTCAGTGGCAACGCTATAAGAGATTTAGGAatatgacttttttctaattttgaaatcttacctgacttttttctaatttcatgtatgaaatgtgatttttttatataagaaGCCCTTATAGTACAAGGGAAGCCTTCTATATTATTATATCAGAttgttcacaaaaaaaaagtcaaaacatTATACTATTATCCTTTTTATTATGTTGGACACTTTTGTTTTAGTGTTGACTAGTTTAGTTTTTTAATTCATGACTTGTTCGTTAGATAAACTATAAAAGTATCCGCGCTTTGCTGCAGGTTTAGTTTCGTAACATAAATCGGATACCCTCTCTGATATTGTTAATGGTTTGCTATTTAATCAATGTAGATCTTACATTTTGATACATCCAATCAGAAAGGAGAAACACAATAGTTCAGAATTGTAACAAAACAATGGTTTGTTGTTT
This is a stretch of genomic DNA from Argentina anserina chromosome 4, drPotAnse1.1, whole genome shotgun sequence. It encodes these proteins:
- the LOC126790308 gene encoding cytochrome P450 CYP749A22-like produces the protein MGIVILASSFLCVFLVLGLVRSIYKLWWIPTRIQKLMASQGIRGPCYRLIHGNTKEISSMHKEAMSRPLGLSHDILSYVQPHVNSWTNIYGKTYLQWHGTRAQLVIQEPELCKEILNNKDKAYPKRGSHDFVKKLLGDGLVTTVEPEKWAKLRRIATHAFHGESLKTMIPDMIASAKTMLKRWKIHEGKEIEVCEEFRLFTSEVISKTAFGSSYVEGELIFQAVMKLCFLLFKNALTVKVPGISKISKSSDELESERLEKGIHNSIIEIVNKREKKALCDGEDSFGSDFLGSLLKAHHDANQNMRISVDDLVDDCKTFYFAGQETTNTLLAWTVFLLALHIDWQEEARKEVLQLFGKQNPNPDGISKLKTMNMIINESLRLYPPVVSLVRKSGREVTLGKVIVPAGLELVVSILAVHREPQIWGPDAHLFKPERFSKGVAKATNNNIGAFLPFGLGPRTCVGLNFAVTEAKIVLSMILQRYSFTLSPGYVHSPFQYITIRPRHGVQVMLQPL